The following proteins come from a genomic window of Miscanthus floridulus cultivar M001 chromosome 2, ASM1932011v1, whole genome shotgun sequence:
- the LOC136525732 gene encoding uncharacterized protein isoform X2, with protein MDRNSRRSKGVGYIEFYDVMSVPMAIALSGQPLLGQAVMVKPSEAEKNLVQSNATSGGAASGGARKLYVGNLHSNITEDQLRQVFEPFGQVELVQLPLDSMTGLCKGYGFIQFARLEDAKAAQSLNGQLDIAGRVIKVSAVTDHVGVQASGATTGDLDDDEGGGLALNASSRAALMLKLDRSGTATSLTGGIGAAGVALPATSVIGAPGAASLLSPTVASVGSVPGAPVLPVTTQNVIMSTPTEFLLLKNMFDPALEMDPDFDLDIRDDVQDECSKFGAVKHIFVDKNTAGFVYLHFDSVSAAAKAQQALHGRWFAGKMITATFMSAQEYSTKFPNL; from the exons ATGGACCGAAACTCAAGACGTTCTAAAGGAGTTGG GTACATTGAGTTTTACGACGTTATGTCTGTTCCAATGGCAATTGCTCTGTCTGGTCAACCGCTGCTTGGACAAGCAGTGATGGTTAAGCCATCTGAGGCTGAAAAGAACTTAGTTCAGTCAAATGCGACATCAGGTGGTGCGGCTTCAGGTGGAGCAAGAAAGTTGTATGTTGGCAATCTTCACTCAAATATTACTGAAGACCAATTGAGACAG GTATTTGAACCATTTGGGCAAGTGGAGCTTGTACAGCTTCCTCTAGATTCAATGACTGGATTGTGCAAAGGTTATGGTTTTATTCAG TTTGCACGGCTTGAAGATGCAAAAGCTGCACAGAGCTTGAATGGGCAGCTTGATATCGCCGGCAGAGTTATTAAG GTTTCAGCTGTTACTGATCATGTGGGAGTGCAAGCTAGTGGAGCAACTACTGGAGATTTAGATGACGATGAAGGTGGAGGCTTG GCACTAAATGCAAGCTCCAGAGCTGCTCTTATGCTCAAATTGGACAGGAGTGGTACTGCAACCAG CTTAACTGGTGGTATTGGTGCTGCTGGAGTGGCTTTACCAGCTACTTCAGTTATTGGGGCTCCAGGAGCTGCTTCTCTTCTATCACCAACAGTTGCTTCTGTTGGATCAGTTCCTGGGGCACCTGTGCTTCCTGTTACCACTCAGAATGTGATCATGTCTACACCTACAGAATTCTTGTTGCTTAAAAACATGTTTGACCCAGCGTTGGAG aTGGATCCTGATTTTGACTTGGACATTAGAGATGATGTCCAAGATGAATGTTCCAAGTTTGGTGCAGTGAAGCATATTTTTGTTGACAA AAATACTGCAGGCTTTGTGTATCTGCATTTCGATAGTGTGTCTGCAGCAGCGAAAGCCCAACAAGCACTTCATGGAAGATGGTTCGCGGGAAAGATGATTACAGCGACATTTATG TCCGCCCAGGAGTACAGTACGAAGTTCCCAAACTTGTGA
- the LOC136525732 gene encoding uncharacterized protein isoform X1, with translation MEFDEYEYLEKAVEPAPPLANGSGDKDRGSRRREGGEDRISKRSRSGEDRDRDRHRSGREHRDRDRDDGKEKERSRDSRGKDRDREGREREKERGDRHRLREREVERERRSRSRSERRRAEEEEMVRELERERERSERHLHRGDVRRRKDDGAEPEIDPERDQRTVFAFQLSLKADERDVYEFFSRAGKVRDVRLIMDRNSRRSKGVGYIEFYDVMSVPMAIALSGQPLLGQAVMVKPSEAEKNLVQSNATSGGAASGGARKLYVGNLHSNITEDQLRQVFEPFGQVELVQLPLDSMTGLCKGYGFIQFARLEDAKAAQSLNGQLDIAGRVIKVSAVTDHVGVQASGATTGDLDDDEGGGLALNASSRAALMLKLDRSGTATSLTGGIGAAGVALPATSVIGAPGAASLLSPTVASVGSVPGAPVLPVTTQNVIMSTPTEFLLLKNMFDPALEMDPDFDLDIRDDVQDECSKFGAVKHIFVDKNTAGFVYLHFDSVSAAAKAQQALHGRWFAGKMITATFMSAQEYSTKFPNL, from the exons AGGACCGAGGCTCGCGCCGCCGCGAGGGCGGGGAGGACCGCATATCGAAGCGCTCCCGCTCGGGGGAGGACCGCGACCGGGACCGGCACCGCAGCGGCCGGGAGCACCGTGACCGGGATAGAGATGAcgggaaggagaaggagaggagccgCGACAGCCGCGGGAAGGATAGGGACAGGGAAGGCAGAGAACGGGAGAAGGAGAGGGGGGACAGGCACCGGCTCAGAGAGAGGGAAGTGGAACGGGagcggaggagccggagccgctcgGAGCGGCGCCGTGCTGAGGAAGAGGAGATGGTGAGGGAGCTGGAGCGGGAGCGCGAGCGCAGCGAGCGACACCTCCATCGCGGTGACGTCAG GCGTAGGAAAGATGATGGGGCAGAGCCAGAAATTGATCCAGAAAGGGACCAGAGGACTGTATTTGCCTTCCAG CTATCTTTGAAGGCAGACGAAAGAGATGTTTATGAGTTTTTCTCAAGGGCTGGGAAG GTTCGTGATGTTCGTCTTATCATGGACCGAAACTCAAGACGTTCTAAAGGAGTTGG GTACATTGAGTTTTACGACGTTATGTCTGTTCCAATGGCAATTGCTCTGTCTGGTCAACCGCTGCTTGGACAAGCAGTGATGGTTAAGCCATCTGAGGCTGAAAAGAACTTAGTTCAGTCAAATGCGACATCAGGTGGTGCGGCTTCAGGTGGAGCAAGAAAGTTGTATGTTGGCAATCTTCACTCAAATATTACTGAAGACCAATTGAGACAG GTATTTGAACCATTTGGGCAAGTGGAGCTTGTACAGCTTCCTCTAGATTCAATGACTGGATTGTGCAAAGGTTATGGTTTTATTCAG TTTGCACGGCTTGAAGATGCAAAAGCTGCACAGAGCTTGAATGGGCAGCTTGATATCGCCGGCAGAGTTATTAAG GTTTCAGCTGTTACTGATCATGTGGGAGTGCAAGCTAGTGGAGCAACTACTGGAGATTTAGATGACGATGAAGGTGGAGGCTTG GCACTAAATGCAAGCTCCAGAGCTGCTCTTATGCTCAAATTGGACAGGAGTGGTACTGCAACCAG CTTAACTGGTGGTATTGGTGCTGCTGGAGTGGCTTTACCAGCTACTTCAGTTATTGGGGCTCCAGGAGCTGCTTCTCTTCTATCACCAACAGTTGCTTCTGTTGGATCAGTTCCTGGGGCACCTGTGCTTCCTGTTACCACTCAGAATGTGATCATGTCTACACCTACAGAATTCTTGTTGCTTAAAAACATGTTTGACCCAGCGTTGGAG aTGGATCCTGATTTTGACTTGGACATTAGAGATGATGTCCAAGATGAATGTTCCAAGTTTGGTGCAGTGAAGCATATTTTTGTTGACAA AAATACTGCAGGCTTTGTGTATCTGCATTTCGATAGTGTGTCTGCAGCAGCGAAAGCCCAACAAGCACTTCATGGAAGATGGTTCGCGGGAAAGATGATTACAGCGACATTTATG TCCGCCCAGGAGTACAGTACGAAGTTCCCAAACTTGTGA